The following are from one region of the Aphis gossypii isolate Hap1 unplaced genomic scaffold, ASM2018417v2 Contig00322, whole genome shotgun sequence genome:
- the LOC126553749 gene encoding uncharacterized protein LOC126553749, with protein MDKVTFQHDVDYNNMTNPTKDQVWEADKKSILAAMNTTDKYYGNVATIVGLGLKTIAERTHEAITGSNSAIYPQCGRVEPEQKDNAAQGAESKGNEEPPDTTTKSTNNTDSNGQLRTDHQHVDNFDNNFSTSGNNMETPTSSSKRAADSPAGASFSKKSNMVLPGTASATASDSDTGNPSPENAVLPRPNHITAGYTMVFKKCHSFISYGLAWKMLDLSTTVKGLHVVTTSLNQIPVEYPFLDGCVDARKRILMI; from the exons ATGGATAAAGTCACGTTCCAACACGATGTcgattataacaatatgaccAACCCGACAAAAGATCAGGTATGGGAGGcggataaaaaatcaatattggcAGCAATGAACACTACCGATAAATACTATGGTAACGTTGCCACCATTGTTGGCCTCGGACTCAAAACCATTGCAGAACGTACACACGAAGCCATAACCGGCAGTAATAGTGCAATATATCCACAGTGCGGTCGTGTAGAACCGG AACAAAAGGACAACGCCGCACAAGGAGCAGAGTCCAAGGGTAATGAAGAACCACCTGATACCACAACAAAATCAACAAATAACACTGACTCAAACGGACAATTGCGTACTGATCACCAGCACGTCGATAActtcgataataatttttcaactagCGGTAATAATATGGAAACTCCTACATCGTCGTCCAAGAGGGCTGCTGATTCCCCAGCGGGTGCTTCCTTTAGCAAGAAATCCAATATGGTTTTACCTGGTACTGCTAGCGCCACTGCTTCTGACAGCGATACGGGAAATCCCAGTCCTGAAAATGCTGTATTACCTAGACCCAATCACATTACAGCAGGCTATACTATGgtattcaaaaaatgtcattCATTTATATCATACGGATTGGCTTGGAAAATGTTGGACTTATCTACTACAGTAAAAGGATTGCACGTGGTAACAACTTCGTTGAATCAAATACCGGTCGAATATCCGTTTTTGGACGGATGCGTTGATGCGCGAAAGCGAATTCTAATGATTTAA
- the LOC126553750 gene encoding uncharacterized protein LOC126553750 — protein MSASSYIPLPDFIEKKKAVINPQNSDQQCFKWAILAKHVTGSNKQRIENYTTHEEKYNFSGLTFPTKLHQVNIFEKNNPNVTVNVYGLEKHFQPPQKFPKYEVFPLKVVDEEKTDHFDLLLITDDDENSHFTYISNFSRLVRSQKTRHNGRAVFCKRCFTSFEPLNINKYELNERIRFEEHKLICGTHKPILPRMPAPGSMLEFDAWKKTQRHPIVIYADFEALLRKSDEKCGNNTKAIQKHEAMSYAFMVKANNDVPAELLEQFNIPTPPIIFRGDEDNQNVGEHFVKSIVEIAENIEKLLQTNIPITFTAEQQQAHNLCKTCNLCKNGFSVGNHKVADHCHLSGKFRQTLCNTCNLKLQTPNFVPCFFHNLSNYDAHFIKNSFHFQNTFPTTFQYGSSTH, from the exons ATGAGCGCATCGTCTTATATTCCGTTACCGGACTtcattgaaaagaaaaaagctGTAATCAACCCGCAAAACTCAGACCAACAGTGCTTCAAGTGGGCAATTTTAGCAAAACACGTTACGGGATCGAATAAACAacgtatagaaaattatacaacgcacgaagaaaaatataatttttccggTCTCACGTTCCCAACAAAATTACATCAGGTtaacattttcgaaaaaaataatcctaaTGTAACTGTCAATGTTTACGGACTCGAAAAACATTTCCAACCACCGCAAAAATTTCCGAAATATGAAGTGTTTCCATTGAAGGTGGTAGATGAAGAAAAAACAGATCATTTCGACTTGTTACTAATAACCGATGATGATGAAAATTCTCATTTTACCTACATCTCTAATTTTTCCCGACTGGTGCGATCACAGAAAACCCGACATAATGGACGTGCTGTATTTTGTAAACGGTGCTTTACATCGTTTGAacctctaaatattaataaatatgaattaaatgaaCGCATACGATTTGAAGAACACAAGTTAATATGCGGAACACACAAACCAATTTTACCTCGAATGCCTGCTCCCGGATCGATGTTAGAATTCGACGCATGGAAAAAAACTCAACGACATCCGATAGTTATATATGCTGATTTTGAAGCACTACTAAGAAAATCCGATGAAAAATgtggaaataatacaaaagCTATTCAAAAACACGAGGCCATGAGTTATGCTTTTATGGTTAAAGCAAATAACGACGTTCCCGCAGAACTGcttgaacaatttaatattccaaCTCCACCTATAATTTTTCGTGGCGATGAAGATAATCAGAATGTGGGTGAACATTTTGTGAAGAGTATCGTTGAAATAGctgaaaacattgaaaaattactacaAACCAACATACCCATAACCTTTACTGCAGAACAACAACAagcacataatttatgtaagacatgtaatttatgtaaaaacggTTTCTCTGTGGGAAACCATAAAGTTGCTGATCACTGTCACTTATCGGGTAAATTTCGACAAACATTGTGTAATACCTGCAACCTCAAGCTTCAAACACCAAATTTTGTACCatgtttttttcacaatttatcgaattatgatgcacattttatt AAAAattcatttcattttcaaaacacgTTTCCAACAACTTTTCAATACGGTTCATCGACACATTAA
- the LOC126553740 gene encoding LOW QUALITY PROTEIN: uncharacterized protein LOC126553740 (The sequence of the model RefSeq protein was modified relative to this genomic sequence to represent the inferred CDS: deleted 1 base in 1 codon), whose translation MASSLSTLSENLLTPGFEKFRETAKHFNIADLPLVTRKGVYPYEYTDGWNKLEQTNLPEKADFYSTLTESNIQEEDYEHAKTVWSHFGCKTLGEYSDLYLKIDVLLLADVFENFRDLCLTTYCLDPSFYYTAPGFSFDCMLKYTRVKLELLSEYDMLLMIEKGIRGGLTQASMRYAKANNEKTPDYDPTKSKSWLIYQDCNNLYGWAMSQHMPYGGFKWVEPKLEGLNDLNDTSPIGRIKEVDITYPKELHDKHNDLPFLPQNGIPAGSKVKKLMATLQSKKNYIIHYRNLQQAIANGLIVEKVHRVVQFNQSPWLAPYIALNTEMRKKAANDFEKDFFKLLNNAVFGKTMESMRKRIKMELVSSDRRLQKLINQSTFKHCTTYNETLNAVALENKIIDFCKPIYIGFAVLEISKYLMYDYHYNVMQKHYDDKIELMYTDTDSLVYYIQTDDFYNDLLNNPNLMNRMDTANLPRDHPCYIAERKKIPGLFSDETDGRIMREFCALRAKSYAYILEDKEKIKAKGIRGHVVRNHMTFQDHKRCLFGDTSLEVTTSNVSIRSFKHKLKTIKSDKLTYNSFDDKRVILEDKVHTLAHGHYSIEEELEAELDS comes from the exons ATGGCTTCAAGTTTATCAACACTCTcggaaaatttattaacaccaGGGTTCGAAAAGTTTAGAGAAAcagctaaacattttaatatcgcAGACTTGCCACTCGTTACTCGTAAAGGTGTTTACCCTTATGAGTATACGGATGGTTGGAACAAGCTGGAGCAAACCAATTTACCAGAGAAAGCAGATTTCTACAGTACACTGACAGAATCAAATATACAAGAAGAAGATTATGAACATGCAAAAACTGTTTGGAGTCACTTTGGATGCAAGACTTTGGGTGAATACAGTGATCTATATCTgaaaattgatgttttattgttgGCTGACGTGTTTGAGAACTTCAGAGACCTATGTTTAACCACATACTGTTTGGACCCATCTTTTTACTATACAGCACCAGGATTCTCCTTtgattgtatgttaaaatataccagAGTCAAATTAGAGTTACTCTCAGAGTATGATATGCTGCTGATGATTGAAAagg gaaTTCGAGGCGGTTTGACACAAGCAAGTATGAGGTATGCTAAAGCTAATAATGAAAAGACCCCAGATTATGATCCAACAAAGTCCAAATCATGGTTAATTTATCAAGATT gtaataatCTGTACGGTTGGGCAATGTCGCAACACATGCCCTATGGTGGTTTTAAGTGGGTTGAACCTAAGCTAGAAGGGCTGAATGATTTGAACGATACATCACCCATCGGACGGATA AAGGAAGTTGACATTACTTATCCAAAAGAACTCCATGATAAACACAACGACTTACCTTTCCTTCCTCAAAACGGTATCCCAGCTggttcaaaagttaaaaaacttATGGCAACACTTCAgtcgaaaaaaaactatattattcattaccgAAACCTCCAACAAGCTATAGCCAATGGACTCATAgttgaaaaa gttcaTAGAGTAGTTCAGTTTAATCAATCACCATGGCTGGCTCCATACATAGCACTAAACACAGAGATGCGAAAAAAAGCAGCAAATGACTTTGAGAAAGactttttcaaacttttaaataatgcgGTTTTTGGGAAAACCATGGAGTCTATGcggaaaagaataaaaatggaaCTGGTGTCTAGTGATCGTCGTTTACAAAAACTGATAAATCAGTCAACATTCAAACACTGTACTACATACAATGAAACTCTAAATGCAGTTgcattagaaaacaaaatcattgatttttgtaaacctatttatatag gtTTTGCAGTGCTGGAAATTTCcaagtatttaatgtatgacTATCACTATAACGTAATGCAGAAAcattatgatgataaaattgaGCTCATGTATACAGAtacag attcattgGTGTACTATATTCAAACTGatgatttttacaatgatCTGTTGAACAATCCAAACTTGATGAATCGAATGGACACTGCAAATCTACCCCGTGACCACCCGTGTTACATTGCTGAGAGAAAGAAGATTCCTGGGCTATTTTCTGATGAAACCGATGGACGTATTATGAGAGAGTTTTGTGCTCTCCGTGCAAAGTCCTACGCTTACATTTTAGAAGATAAGGAGAAAATCAAAGCAAAAGGAATCCGTGGACATGTTGTTAGAAACCATATGACCTTTCAAGATCATAAACGGTGTTTGTTTGGTGATACCAGTTTGGAAGTAACAACGTCAAACGTCTCTATCCGTTCATTCAAGCACAAATTAAAGACCATCAAATCCgataaattaacttacaaCAGTTTTGATGATAAAAGGGTTATACTTGAAGACAAAGTACACACCCTAGCTCATGGACACTATTCTATAGA ggAGGAACTCGAAGCAGAACTAGATAGTTAG
- the LOC126553751 gene encoding uncharacterized protein LOC126553751 produces the protein MDDTYLDVTAGYVDDCKITQMQYHSFTPYSNTSFSYNDEIRINIQNMESYTLPCESYIYIEGKLRKPLDSEGDVRFSNNGLAFLFSEMRYEINGIEIQKLKSPGVSSCLKAYCSYTPSDLNTLDNCAWDSGLDGEDNKNFMSNDVFTGCIPLKHLFGFCEDYKKILLNCNQQLILNRSSTDLDALRMTQTGTPENVEKNKKITIELIKVIWKMPIIRVNDKEKLKLLKVIDSRKTLSCAFRTWDLCEYPVLPRNTSHSWTIKSSSLLEKPRFILFGLQTDRKKNIENDAGRFDHCQLKNLKVHLNSEVFPYEDFRADFKNNTISLLYKAYTDFQKSYYERDYSEPLLSKNVFQTYVPIVVVDLSHQNDNVKASTIDLRVEFETDTVIPEKTAAYCLILHDQIITYNPFSGDVRKL, from the coding sequence ATGGATGACACATATTTAGATGTAACGGCCGGTTATGTCGACGATTGTAAAATAACTCAAATGCAATATCATTCGTTCACACCGTATTCAAACACGTCTTTTTCATACAATGatgaaattagaataaatattcaaaatatggaaTCTTACACTCTACCGTGTgaaagttatatttacattgaagGAAAGCTAAGAAAACCTTTAGATTCTGAAGGAGACGTACGTTTTTCGAATAATGGTTTGGCATTTTTATTCTCCGAAATGCGATATGAAATAAATGgaatagaaatacaaaaattgaaatcacCCGGAGTGTCGTCTTGCCTGAAAGCATACTGTTCATATACACCAAGTGACTTGAATACGTTAGACAATTGTGCTTGGGACTCGGGCTTGGACGgcgaagataataaaaattttatgagcaACGATGTATTTACCGGTTGTATACctctaaaacatttattcgGATTTTgcgaagattataaaaaaatattactaaattgcAATCAACAACTGATTTTAAATCGCTCGTCTACCGATTTAGACGCATTACGTATGACGCAAACCGGAACCCCCGAaaacgttgaaaaaaataaaaaaattacgattgAATTGATTAAAGTGATATGGAAGATGCCTATAATCAGAGTtaatgataaagaaaaattaaaactgttgaaAGTGATAGATTCACGTAAAACGTTATCATGTGCGTTCAGAACCTGGGATCTATGTGAATATCCTGTACTACCTAGAAATACTTCACATTCATGGACGATAAAGTCTAGCAGCTTGCTTGAAAAACctagatttattttgtttggattACAaacagatagaaaaaaaaatatagaaaacgaCGCTGGGCGCTTTGACCACTGCCaactaaaaaatcttaagGTACACTTAAATTCTGAAGTGTTTCCATATGAAGACTTTCGtgctgattttaaaaataataccatcaGCTTACTGTATAAAGCCTATACAGACTTTCAAAAATCGTATTACGAGAGAGATTATTCTGAACcattgttatcaaaaaatgtttttcaaacatatgTTCCAATCGTCGTTGTCGATTTATCGCATCAGAATGATAACGTAAAAGCATCGACCATAGACCTACGAGTAGAATTTGAAACGGATACGGTTATTCCTGAGAAAACTGCagcttattgtttaattttacatgatcagattataacttataacccgTTTAGCGGTGATGTTAgaaaactgtaa
- the LOC126553767 gene encoding uncharacterized protein LOC126553767, with the protein MAGSIENMRAVYKKNVFTYVPPSPPANLIDCSNFFLDFSSHKFLNIGLDPTDEFNTVIHIITPSRFVNISADFLKRIFRLMGNILSFILEQPQKYKRNLFLDSDSITISSMVYQGENMLIIESKIQDGCRILLNRNDLLKLQDLEWSIFEIIERKTKIVKPLVIQQINKIASYLKTNTKVETRTLEDMTIRVKSINNICIATHVNDYNFTSQLQLHAAEHIAQRWLDELEKDEGYEKPFSPPSFYTIFNEVI; encoded by the exons atggcTGGTTCGATTGAAAACATGCGTGCTGTTTACAAGAAGAATGTTTTTACATATGTACCTCCGTCACCACCGGCTAACCTAATCGATTGCAGTAATTTTTTCCTTGATTTTTCATCTCACAAGTTTTTAAACATCGGACTCGATCCGACAGATGAATTCAACACCGTGATTCACATTATAACACCATcacgttttgtaaatatttccgCCGATTTTCTCAAACGTATTTTCCGACTTATGggaaacattttatcatttatacttgAACAACCACAAAAGTATAagcgtaatttatttttggattcCGATTCAATTACAATATCTAGTATGGTGTACCAAGGAGAGAATATGCTCATTATAGAGTCTAAAATTCAAGACGGATGTCGCATACTGTTAAATCGTAACGACTTATTAAAGTTACAAGATTTAGAGTGGTCAATTTTCGAGATCATCGAGAGAAAAACCAAAATCGTTAAACCGCTCGTAATAcagcaaattaataaaatcgcatcatacttaaaaacaaataccaagGTTGAAACTAGAACGCTTGAAGATATGACAATTCGCGTGAAAAGCATTAACAACATTTGCATTGCAACACATGTAAATGACTACAATTTCACAAGTCAGCTTCAATTACATGCAGCTGAACATATCGCACAAAGATGGTTGGACGAATTAGAAAAAGATgag ggatACGAGAAACCTTTTTCACCGCCATCattttacactatatttaatgaggtaatataa